A stretch of the Actinomyces faecalis genome encodes the following:
- a CDS encoding carboxylesterase/lipase family protein, with product MSESIRQHVASTPIAVPTSEEGPRVETAAGPVRGLWRQIVSAPDRQGPAPLFTRSAAFYGIPYAEAPFGERRFMAPVRRAGWTQELAALTPSATPQRGSIFDDPAIPEPSVSGEDFLTVNVFTPAPGDEGARLPVLVWIHGGGWSSGSHNSPWYDGAAFNRDGVVTVSVAYRLGYDGYGWVPGSDAPDNRAVLDQVMALEWVRDNIARFGGDPGQVTVAGQSAGGGNSMVLLAVPRAKGLFHRIISQSGALPERSASTTRAMSRTLAQVLGVEPSLEGMRSATYDEVFEASRKVTVPDGPGLSGLADPVEALRGVLGHSGSDIPFLPTVDGEVVALGEVEALRSGWGAKVPVLAGSTTHDFSFAGLGMAEAMEGKDLRGVLVAGGLSDELAQRVIEAHPEHAELPHMVVGDVISDATFHKVIAEWFLARQEAAAGKGTTPAGSYAYELAYCAGPLHMATHCMDVPFTFDCLADPYCEHTLGGGAPQELADAMHGAWVRFIREGQPGWEPWTERSVGRRFGDNRSGRMTLQEDRVLFDTDRDLVTASR from the coding sequence ATGAGCGAGTCCATCCGGCAGCACGTCGCCTCGACGCCGATCGCGGTGCCGACCTCGGAGGAGGGACCGCGTGTCGAGACCGCCGCCGGGCCGGTGCGAGGCCTGTGGCGCCAGATCGTCTCCGCCCCTGACCGCCAGGGGCCGGCCCCGCTGTTCACTCGCTCGGCGGCCTTCTACGGCATCCCCTACGCCGAGGCGCCTTTCGGCGAGCGGCGTTTCATGGCGCCGGTACGCCGGGCGGGCTGGACGCAGGAGCTCGCGGCGCTCACGCCGTCGGCCACCCCGCAGCGCGGCTCGATCTTTGACGATCCCGCCATCCCCGAGCCCTCGGTGTCGGGGGAGGACTTCCTGACCGTCAACGTCTTCACCCCGGCCCCGGGGGACGAGGGGGCCAGGCTTCCGGTGCTCGTGTGGATCCATGGCGGCGGCTGGTCCTCCGGCTCGCACAACTCGCCGTGGTACGACGGCGCTGCCTTCAACCGCGACGGCGTCGTCACCGTCTCGGTGGCCTACCGGCTGGGCTACGACGGCTACGGCTGGGTGCCCGGCTCTGACGCGCCTGACAACCGCGCGGTCCTGGACCAGGTGATGGCGCTGGAGTGGGTGCGTGACAACATCGCGCGCTTCGGTGGGGACCCGGGGCAGGTGACCGTGGCCGGCCAGAGCGCCGGCGGGGGCAACTCGATGGTGCTCCTGGCGGTTCCGCGCGCCAAGGGCCTGTTCCATCGGATCATCAGCCAGTCTGGTGCCCTGCCTGAGCGCAGCGCGAGCACCACCCGGGCGATGAGCCGCACGCTGGCCCAGGTGCTGGGTGTAGAGCCGAGCCTGGAGGGGATGCGTTCGGCCACCTATGACGAGGTCTTCGAGGCCTCCCGCAAGGTCACCGTTCCTGACGGCCCAGGGCTGTCGGGCCTGGCGGACCCGGTGGAGGCGCTGCGCGGTGTGCTTGGCCACTCCGGATCGGATATCCCCTTCCTGCCTACCGTTGACGGCGAGGTCGTTGCCCTGGGGGAGGTCGAGGCGCTGCGCAGCGGCTGGGGCGCGAAGGTCCCGGTTCTGGCCGGCTCGACCACGCACGACTTCTCCTTCGCCGGCCTCGGGATGGCGGAGGCGATGGAGGGCAAGGACCTGCGTGGGGTACTGGTCGCCGGTGGGCTGAGCGACGAGCTCGCCCAGCGCGTCATCGAGGCGCATCCCGAGCACGCTGAGCTTCCGCATATGGTGGTCGGTGACGTGATCTCTGACGCCACCTTCCATAAGGTCATCGCCGAGTGGTTCCTGGCGCGCCAGGAGGCTGCTGCGGGGAAGGGGACGACGCCGGCCGGCTCCTACGCCTACGAGCTCGCATACTGCGCTGGGCCCCTGCACATGGCAACCCACTGCATGGACGTGCCCTTCACCTTCGACTGCCTGGCTGATCCCTACTGCGAGCACACGCTGGGCGGAGGGGCTCCGCAGGAGCTGGCGGACGCGATGCACGGCGCCTGGGTGCGTTTCATCCGTGAGGGCCAGCCGGGCTGGGAGCCGTGGACCGAGCGCAGCGTGGGACGACGTTTCGGGGACAACCGCTCGGGACGGATGACCTTGCAGGAGGACCGCGTGCTCTTCGACACTGACCGGGACCTCGTGACGGCGAGCAGGTAG
- the thrB gene encoding homoserine kinase has translation MRLTHESASVRVPATTANMGPGFDSFGMAFRYYDEVTVRPVAGPTQVVVEGVGAGRVPTDDGNLVVQALRAGLEAVGAPQAGFEMHCVNRIPHGGGMGSSASAAVAGLVLARGLISDPEALGDDLVFDIATQFEGHPDNVAPAVFGGATVAWTDPDGTPHAAPMPVDSRLPVSLLVPPETTRLSTSEARKVLPDSVPRADALFNTSRAAVLMLALAGRADLLMAGTEDRLHQEYRRHVLPESMAVMDSLREQGYPAVISGAGPTVLVLADLPQQTRFTLERHGWTVLRPGVDMKGARLTSQA, from the coding sequence ATGCGGTTGACGCACGAGTCCGCCTCGGTCCGGGTCCCTGCGACGACGGCGAACATGGGGCCGGGCTTCGACTCCTTCGGCATGGCCTTCCGCTACTACGACGAGGTCACGGTTCGTCCGGTTGCCGGGCCGACGCAGGTCGTGGTCGAGGGCGTGGGCGCAGGACGGGTCCCGACCGATGACGGCAACCTCGTGGTCCAGGCACTACGCGCCGGGTTGGAGGCGGTAGGCGCCCCGCAAGCAGGCTTCGAGATGCACTGTGTCAACCGCATCCCCCACGGAGGCGGTATGGGCTCCTCGGCCTCGGCGGCGGTGGCCGGCCTGGTCCTGGCCCGAGGCCTGATCTCCGATCCCGAGGCGCTGGGGGACGACCTCGTCTTCGACATCGCGACCCAGTTCGAGGGACACCCGGACAACGTCGCCCCGGCCGTCTTCGGTGGGGCGACGGTGGCCTGGACCGATCCTGACGGCACGCCGCACGCGGCGCCGATGCCGGTGGACTCCCGCCTGCCCGTCAGCCTCCTCGTACCGCCGGAGACCACGAGGCTGTCGACCTCGGAGGCTCGCAAGGTCCTGCCCGACTCGGTCCCGCGTGCCGACGCGTTGTTCAACACCTCGCGCGCCGCGGTGCTCATGCTGGCGCTGGCTGGGCGTGCGGACCTGCTCATGGCAGGTACTGAGGACCGGCTCCACCAGGAGTACCGTCGTCACGTTCTGCCCGAGTCCATGGCGGTGATGGACTCCCTGCGTGAGCAGGGGTACCCGGCAGTCATCTCCGGCGCGGGCCCTACGGTTCTGGTCCTGGCGGACCTTCCCCAGCAGACGCGTTTCACGCTGGAGCGCCACGGCTGGACGGTGCTACGCCCCGGCGTCGACATGAAGGGGGCCCGGCTGACCTCACAGGCCTGA
- a CDS encoding Nramp family divalent metal transporter, translating into MAQRHRPRPSPAPPRHRLLALLGPAFVAAVAYVDPGNVAANVTAGARYGYLLVWVLVLANTMAVLIQYQSAKLGIVTGRSLPQVLRPRMRPAGRIAFFLQAELVAIATDLAEVIGGAIALHLLFGLPLLAGGCIVGVVSVGLLLVQERRSQRTFEGIVVGLLVIITIGFVGGLFVSPPDWGQTAAGLVPRLHGTDSLLVAASMLGATVMPHAIYLHSSLVRDHHDEIGEGRAHRDAGGQDDTGLHGAVVNEIAEKTSQQAGTPDAATASSARRGQDSRTGRLIHATRVDVVWALAVAGCVNIALLLLAASALSGVEGTDTIEGAHAAITASLGSGVGVVFAIGLLASGLASTSVGAYAGSEIMQGLLDVRVPILLQRVITLIPALVIIALGSEPTWALVVSQVVLSFGIPFAIVPLMRLTGSEQVMGSWRDGVLLRWVSRVVAVVIIVLNIALLWLTLSGQG; encoded by the coding sequence ATCGCGCAGCGTCACCGTCCCCGTCCCTCCCCCGCTCCGCCACGGCACCGTCTGCTGGCGCTGCTCGGGCCGGCCTTCGTCGCCGCCGTGGCCTACGTGGACCCTGGGAACGTCGCCGCTAACGTCACCGCCGGCGCCCGCTACGGCTACCTGCTGGTGTGGGTGCTTGTCCTGGCCAACACCATGGCCGTGCTCATCCAGTACCAGAGCGCCAAGCTCGGCATCGTCACCGGACGCTCGCTGCCCCAGGTCCTGCGGCCCCGGATGAGGCCAGCAGGCAGGATCGCCTTCTTCCTCCAGGCCGAGCTCGTCGCGATCGCCACCGACCTCGCTGAGGTCATCGGCGGCGCGATCGCCCTCCACCTGCTCTTCGGCCTGCCGCTGCTGGCCGGGGGCTGCATCGTCGGCGTCGTCTCCGTCGGGCTGCTGCTCGTCCAGGAGCGACGGTCCCAACGCACCTTCGAGGGAATCGTCGTCGGCCTGCTGGTCATCATCACCATCGGCTTCGTAGGCGGTCTCTTCGTCTCCCCACCCGACTGGGGGCAGACCGCAGCCGGCCTGGTCCCGCGGCTGCACGGCACGGACTCCCTCCTCGTCGCCGCCTCGATGCTCGGCGCCACCGTCATGCCCCACGCCATCTACCTGCACTCCTCACTGGTGCGTGACCACCACGACGAGATCGGCGAGGGCCGGGCGCACCGCGACGCCGGCGGACAGGACGACACCGGGCTGCACGGCGCCGTCGTCAACGAGATAGCCGAGAAGACCAGCCAGCAGGCTGGCACCCCGGACGCGGCAACGGCGTCGTCAGCGCGACGAGGGCAGGACTCACGCACCGGCAGGCTCATCCACGCCACACGAGTGGACGTCGTGTGGGCACTGGCCGTGGCCGGCTGCGTCAATATCGCACTCCTTCTCCTGGCCGCCTCCGCGCTGTCCGGGGTCGAGGGGACGGACACGATCGAGGGGGCGCACGCCGCCATCACGGCCTCCTTGGGCAGCGGTGTCGGGGTCGTCTTCGCGATCGGCCTCCTGGCCTCAGGACTCGCCTCGACCTCGGTGGGGGCCTACGCGGGCTCGGAGATCATGCAAGGGCTGCTGGACGTGCGGGTCCCGATCCTCCTCCAGCGTGTCATCACCCTGATCCCGGCGCTGGTCATCATCGCTCTCGGGTCGGAGCCGACCTGGGCGCTGGTGGTGAGCCAGGTGGTGCTCTCCTTCGGCATCCCCTTCGCTATCGTGCCGCTCATGCGCCTGACCGGCTCGGAGCAGGTCATGGGCAGCTGGCGTGACGGCGTCCTTCTGCGCTGGGTGAGCCGGGTGGTGGCTGTCGTCATCATCGTGCTCAACATCGCCCTGCTATGGCTCACGCTGAGCGGCCAAGGCTGA
- the lysA gene encoding diaminopimelate decarboxylase, which translates to MSAVVVPAGEAPLGSLRAPEPHERPDLWPTTVRRGPDGALTVGGRSLDQVLAQAPTPVFVLDEADLRGRAASWSAAMAEEFWPQYGMSGGDAFYAAKAFLTTRVGQVVLEEGMGVDTASRVELAVGLSALQEVDGVESVNRAGRLGLHGNAKTEAEIAFALRHRVGHLVLDSLEEVGLAARAVRYLRDSGAYGADETGQVMVRLTTGVHAGGHEYIATAHEDQKFGLSVAAGTAREAINAIIAAPELSLHGLHSHIGSQIMDLAGFREAARVVLSLRHEVARDTGVLVEEIDLGGGYGIAYTGADPVPPSPAQVARTLAETVRSLCAELGDAVPHVSVEPGRSVVGPSTLTLYTVTGLKHVVLGEGASRLYVSVDGGMSDNIRPALYDAAYTALVANRYPDPQAGLVRARVVGKHCESGDVVVRDVDLPADLRVGDVLAVPATGAYGRSMASNYNLFARPGVAWVREGEQGWLLRPETVEDLLRLEG; encoded by the coding sequence GTGAGTGCCGTCGTCGTCCCGGCCGGCGAGGCGCCGCTGGGCAGTCTGCGCGCCCCGGAGCCTCATGAGCGTCCGGACCTGTGGCCGACGACCGTGCGGCGCGGCCCGGACGGCGCCCTCACTGTCGGCGGGCGGTCCCTGGACCAGGTGCTCGCCCAGGCACCCACGCCGGTCTTCGTCCTGGACGAGGCGGACCTGCGTGGCCGCGCCGCCAGCTGGTCAGCGGCGATGGCCGAGGAGTTCTGGCCTCAGTACGGCATGAGCGGTGGCGACGCCTTCTACGCCGCGAAGGCCTTCCTGACCACTCGCGTCGGCCAGGTCGTCCTCGAGGAGGGCATGGGTGTCGACACCGCGAGCAGGGTCGAGCTCGCCGTCGGGCTGTCGGCGCTGCAGGAGGTCGACGGCGTCGAGTCTGTTAATCGCGCCGGTCGGCTCGGGCTGCACGGCAACGCCAAGACCGAGGCGGAGATTGCCTTCGCGCTGCGCCACAGGGTGGGGCACCTCGTGCTCGACTCCCTGGAGGAGGTCGGGCTGGCCGCCAGGGCGGTACGTTACCTGCGTGACAGCGGGGCCTACGGCGCTGACGAGACCGGTCAGGTCATGGTGCGCCTGACCACCGGGGTGCACGCCGGCGGGCACGAGTACATCGCCACCGCTCACGAGGACCAGAAGTTCGGGCTCTCCGTGGCGGCCGGCACGGCACGTGAGGCGATCAACGCGATCATTGCCGCGCCTGAGCTGAGTCTGCACGGCCTGCACTCCCACATCGGCTCCCAGATCATGGACCTTGCGGGCTTCCGCGAGGCAGCGCGCGTGGTCCTGAGCCTGCGGCACGAGGTCGCCCGTGACACCGGCGTCCTGGTCGAGGAGATCGACCTGGGTGGCGGCTATGGCATCGCCTACACCGGTGCCGACCCTGTCCCGCCCTCACCGGCGCAGGTGGCGCGCACGCTGGCGGAGACGGTCCGCTCCCTGTGCGCCGAGCTGGGCGACGCCGTTCCGCACGTGTCCGTCGAGCCCGGGCGCAGTGTCGTCGGGCCGTCCACCCTCACGCTCTACACGGTGACCGGTCTCAAGCACGTGGTGCTGGGAGAGGGTGCCAGCAGGCTGTACGTGAGCGTGGACGGCGGGATGAGCGACAACATCCGTCCCGCCCTCTACGACGCCGCCTACACGGCTCTCGTGGCGAATCGCTACCCTGACCCGCAGGCGGGTCTGGTGCGTGCTCGCGTGGTGGGAAAGCACTGCGAGTCCGGGGACGTCGTCGTGAGGGACGTGGACCTGCCCGCGGACCTGAGGGTCGGCGACGTCCTGGCGGTGCCGGCTACCGGTGCCTACGGACGCTCCATGGCCTCGAACTACAACCTCTTCGCCCGCCCGGGCGTGGCCTGGGTGCGTGAGGGGGAGCAGGGCTGGCTGCTGCGGCCCGAGACGGTCGAGGACCTCCTGCGCCTGGAGGGCTGA
- a CDS encoding homoserine dehydrogenase, with protein sequence MRVGVLGCGTVGTQVVRLLLEQAEELAARAGARMEVTGVAVRDVSVPRDPAVPCGLLTDDATQVATSNDLVIELIGGIEPARTLILAAFRAGASVITGNKALIAAHGPELYAAAAAADVDFYYEAAVAGAIPVVYALRESMAGDVVTSVLGIVNGTTNYILDEMSTKGLSFDQALATAQELGYAEADPTADVDGLDAAAKAAIIASLAFHTRVGLDDVTVEGIRSVTAEDIREAHASGCEVKLLAIAQRRDDEHARGVSVRVHPALVPADHPLASVHGAFNAVLVEAQSAGRLMFYGQGAGGAPTASAVLSDVVAAAAHRVYGGQAPRESSYADLPILGAESALTRYQVQLRVDDQPGSLAIVAGVFAEHEVSIDSVRQSAYVGGNQAVVTIVTHRAPVAHLDAAVDGLRREARVLDVVSVQRVEGE encoded by the coding sequence CTGCGCGTGGGCGTGCTCGGTTGCGGGACCGTCGGCACGCAGGTGGTCCGCCTCCTCCTGGAGCAGGCGGAGGAGCTTGCAGCCCGCGCCGGAGCCCGGATGGAGGTCACGGGCGTGGCCGTGCGGGACGTCAGCGTGCCGCGGGACCCGGCGGTCCCGTGCGGCCTGCTGACCGATGACGCCACCCAGGTAGCGACCTCCAACGACCTCGTCATCGAGCTCATCGGGGGGATCGAGCCCGCCCGGACCCTCATCCTGGCGGCCTTCCGTGCTGGTGCGTCGGTGATCACCGGGAACAAGGCGCTCATTGCCGCCCACGGGCCAGAGCTCTACGCGGCTGCTGCCGCGGCGGACGTCGACTTCTACTACGAGGCTGCCGTGGCCGGCGCCATCCCTGTGGTCTACGCGCTGCGCGAGTCGATGGCGGGCGACGTCGTGACCAGCGTGCTCGGCATCGTCAACGGCACCACGAACTACATCCTGGACGAGATGAGCACCAAGGGGCTCAGCTTTGACCAGGCCCTGGCGACCGCCCAGGAGCTGGGCTACGCCGAGGCGGACCCGACGGCCGACGTCGACGGCCTGGACGCCGCCGCCAAGGCAGCCATCATCGCCTCGCTGGCCTTCCACACCCGGGTCGGTCTCGACGACGTCACGGTCGAGGGGATCCGCTCGGTCACGGCAGAGGACATCCGCGAGGCCCACGCCTCAGGCTGTGAGGTCAAGCTGCTGGCTATCGCCCAGCGTCGTGACGACGAGCACGCGCGGGGCGTGTCGGTGCGTGTCCACCCGGCCCTCGTGCCGGCTGACCACCCGCTGGCCAGCGTCCACGGTGCCTTCAACGCCGTGCTGGTCGAGGCGCAGTCCGCGGGGCGTCTCATGTTCTACGGTCAGGGCGCCGGGGGTGCTCCCACGGCCTCGGCGGTGCTGTCCGACGTCGTCGCGGCGGCCGCGCACCGCGTCTACGGCGGCCAGGCTCCACGTGAGTCCAGCTATGCCGACCTGCCGATCCTCGGGGCGGAGTCTGCCCTGACGCGCTACCAGGTCCAGCTACGAGTGGATGACCAGCCGGGGTCGCTGGCGATCGTGGCCGGTGTGTTCGCCGAGCACGAGGTCTCGATCGACTCGGTGCGCCAGAGCGCCTACGTCGGCGGGAACCAGGCGGTGGTCACGATCGTGACCCACCGTGCGCCGGTGGCTCACCTGGACGCAGCCGTGGACGGGCTGCGACGTGAGGCCCGCGTGCTCGACGTCGTCTCCGTCCAGCGTGTGGAGGGGGAGTGA
- the argS gene encoding arginine--tRNA ligase, whose protein sequence is MTPEELAEAIRTVLLAAVTDGDLNLPQKEVPLPKVERPRSREHGDWATNVAMQLAKKAGTNPRALGELLAARLGEVDGIASVEVAGPGFLNVRLDAASAGELARTILTAGASYGRNDSLAGTHVNLEYVSANPTGPVHLGGARWAAVGDSLARVLAACGAKVTREYYFNDHGTQIDRFARSLLAAARGQETPEDGYGGAYIGEIAQTVTSGELEAGRPDPATLPDAEATEVFRARGVDLMFDSIKAELHEFHSDFDVFFHEDSLHESGAVTAAIERLRERGVVEEHDGATWLRTTDFGDDKDRVLIKSDGDAAYFAGDVAYYLDKRQRGADCAIYLLGADHHGYIGRMMAMCAAFGDTPGVNMQILIGQLVNLVRNGQPVRMSKRAGTIVTLEDLVSAVGVDAARYALTRSSIDSMIDIDLDLLASSSNDNPVYYVQYAHARTRNVARNAAEHGVEREGAIAFDPAALDDAADSALLGVLAQYPAVVAQAAALREQHRVARYLEELASAYHTWYAATRVTPRGEDPVDAGHVARLWLNDAVSQVLANGLDLLGVSAPERM, encoded by the coding sequence GTGACCCCAGAAGAGCTTGCTGAAGCGATCCGCACCGTCCTCCTCGCAGCCGTCACCGACGGCGACCTCAACCTCCCGCAGAAGGAGGTCCCGCTGCCCAAGGTCGAGCGTCCGCGAAGCCGCGAGCACGGCGACTGGGCCACGAACGTCGCTATGCAGCTGGCCAAGAAGGCGGGCACCAACCCGCGCGCGCTCGGCGAGCTGCTCGCCGCCCGCCTGGGTGAGGTTGACGGCATCGCCTCGGTCGAGGTCGCCGGCCCCGGCTTCCTCAACGTCCGCCTGGACGCCGCCAGCGCCGGAGAGCTGGCCCGCACGATCCTGACGGCCGGAGCCTCCTACGGGCGCAACGACTCCCTGGCCGGCACCCACGTCAACCTGGAGTACGTCTCGGCCAACCCCACCGGCCCGGTGCACCTGGGCGGCGCGCGCTGGGCCGCCGTCGGCGACTCGCTGGCCCGGGTCCTTGCCGCCTGCGGTGCGAAGGTGACGCGTGAGTACTACTTCAACGACCACGGCACCCAGATCGACCGCTTCGCCCGCTCCCTGCTCGCTGCCGCCCGCGGCCAGGAGACCCCTGAGGACGGCTACGGCGGTGCCTACATCGGCGAGATTGCTCAGACCGTCACCTCCGGCGAGCTGGAGGCCGGCCGCCCCGACCCGGCCACCCTGCCTGACGCCGAGGCGACCGAGGTCTTCCGCGCTCGCGGTGTGGACCTCATGTTCGACTCCATCAAGGCCGAGCTCCACGAGTTCCACTCCGACTTCGACGTCTTCTTCCACGAGGACTCCCTCCACGAGTCCGGCGCCGTGACGGCCGCCATCGAGCGGCTGCGTGAGCGAGGGGTCGTCGAGGAGCACGACGGCGCCACCTGGCTGCGTACCACCGACTTCGGTGACGACAAGGACCGCGTCCTCATCAAGTCCGACGGCGACGCGGCCTACTTCGCCGGCGACGTCGCCTACTACCTGGACAAGCGCCAGCGAGGCGCCGACTGCGCCATCTACCTGCTGGGTGCTGATCACCATGGCTACATCGGTCGCATGATGGCGATGTGCGCCGCCTTCGGTGACACCCCGGGCGTCAACATGCAGATCCTCATCGGCCAGCTGGTCAACCTGGTCAGGAACGGTCAGCCCGTGCGTATGTCCAAGCGCGCCGGCACGATCGTGACCCTGGAGGACCTGGTCTCGGCCGTGGGCGTGGACGCTGCGCGCTACGCGCTCACGCGCTCGTCCATAGACTCGATGATTGACATTGATCTGGACCTGCTGGCCTCCTCCTCCAACGACAACCCCGTCTACTACGTCCAGTACGCCCACGCCCGCACCCGCAACGTGGCCCGCAACGCCGCCGAGCACGGTGTGGAGCGCGAGGGTGCCATCGCCTTCGACCCTGCTGCCCTGGACGACGCCGCCGACTCGGCCCTGCTGGGTGTGCTCGCCCAGTACCCGGCCGTGGTGGCCCAGGCGGCTGCGCTGCGTGAGCAGCACCGCGTGGCCCGCTACCTGGAGGAGCTGGCCAGTGCCTACCACACCTGGTACGCCGCGACCCGGGTCACGCCGCGCGGTGAGGACCCGGTCGACGCCGGGCACGTGGCCCGCCTGTGGCTCAACGACGCCGTCTCCCAGGTCCTGGCCAACGGCCTGGACCTGCTGGGAGTCTCCGCTCCGGAGCGCATGTGA
- a CDS encoding PAS domain-containing protein: protein MPTCPTGAVHEVGLDDMFFSTTDAKGVITSANEVFVRLSRFGQEELLHAPHNIIRHPAMPGGAFRAMWDTISSGQVFACYVRNLAADGSEYDVFATVTPLRDGSYLSVRTRPVCEDLFSTALSVYVGARKVEDRVLAEGATRREAAEHGAAHIVRTVKSLGMEDYEAFQNTALPAEVARREELGATWPERPFASGPLGTMLRTITDLNEDLSAWTRRQDELAELAGRLRTSSHRLSHALAPARLTPESVAVLEQEGARVSQLTELLRLWLQMQGIVSQQVDRLVRDLTQMGRSVGRMRLRIALARLHAGITASFIAERIDSQATDAAGTGSLSHGAVRQLTEALGDGIAELARHSAQHQRLAAQTVEAIAQAQRVLTIPRQLLLMWSSSPAAQDPSLPPVAQQLSQEITQATHSSAQALSELSELAARCQALAVVESPETLRQHVVELDEDLTEYTERSGL, encoded by the coding sequence ATGCCCACCTGCCCCACCGGCGCCGTCCACGAAGTCGGCCTCGATGACATGTTCTTCTCCACCACTGACGCCAAGGGGGTGATCACGAGCGCCAACGAGGTCTTTGTCCGCCTCTCACGCTTTGGCCAGGAGGAGCTGCTCCACGCGCCCCACAACATCATCCGCCACCCCGCGATGCCGGGCGGCGCCTTCCGTGCGATGTGGGACACCATCTCCTCAGGGCAGGTCTTCGCCTGCTACGTGCGCAACCTCGCGGCCGATGGCTCGGAGTACGACGTCTTCGCCACCGTCACCCCGCTGAGGGACGGCAGCTACCTGTCAGTGCGCACCCGTCCCGTGTGTGAGGACCTCTTCTCCACCGCCTTGTCCGTCTACGTCGGCGCCCGCAAGGTCGAAGACCGGGTCCTGGCCGAGGGAGCGACGCGGCGTGAGGCAGCTGAGCACGGGGCTGCCCACATCGTCCGTACCGTCAAGAGCCTGGGCATGGAGGACTACGAGGCCTTCCAGAACACCGCCCTGCCAGCCGAGGTTGCCCGGCGCGAGGAGCTCGGTGCTACCTGGCCTGAGCGCCCCTTCGCCTCTGGGCCACTGGGGACAATGCTGCGCACTATCACCGATCTCAACGAGGACCTCAGCGCATGGACGCGGCGGCAGGATGAGCTCGCCGAGCTCGCAGGCCGCCTCCGGACATCCAGCCACCGCCTGTCCCACGCCCTGGCTCCGGCCCGGCTCACCCCCGAGTCCGTCGCTGTGTTGGAGCAGGAGGGTGCCAGGGTCAGTCAGCTCACCGAGCTGCTGCGACTGTGGCTCCAGATGCAGGGCATCGTCAGTCAACAGGTCGATAGGCTCGTGCGTGACCTGACCCAGATGGGGCGCAGCGTTGGACGGATGCGCCTACGCATCGCTCTGGCACGCCTGCACGCCGGCATCACCGCCTCCTTCATCGCTGAACGCATCGACTCCCAGGCCACCGATGCTGCGGGCACAGGGAGCCTGTCCCACGGTGCCGTCCGCCAGCTCACCGAAGCGCTGGGCGACGGTATCGCTGAACTCGCCCGCCACAGCGCGCAGCACCAGCGCTTGGCGGCGCAGACGGTCGAGGCGATTGCCCAGGCCCAACGGGTCCTGACCATCCCCCGCCAGCTGCTGCTCATGTGGAGCTCCAGCCCCGCCGCCCAAGACCCGAGCCTGCCACCAGTCGCGCAGCAGCTGTCCCAGGAGATCACGCAAGCCACCCACAGCTCGGCTCAGGCCCTGTCCGAGCTCAGCGAGCTCGCGGCACGGTGCCAGGCGCTCGCCGTCGTCGAATCGCCCGAGACCCTGCGCCAGCACGTCGTGGAGCTCGATGAGGACCTCACGGAGTATACGGAGCGCTCAGGCCTGTGA